One part of the Lepeophtheirus salmonis chromosome 14, UVic_Lsal_1.4, whole genome shotgun sequence genome encodes these proteins:
- the LOC121128878 gene encoding actin-binding protein IPP, whose translation MKEKEPYAQRLLSNLNALRLEGTLCDVEILSATEDEFVYAHRSVLAAASPYFHAMFNGGLAENNKETIVLRSLDANTLRGLIGFIYSGSLPLNHENVQEILISADMIGLPEVVNLCTDYLVSEMDSSNVISVYLFASDHHCLDLKSISERFIFENFVSVSKESEEFATLSKDILLSFLKSENLRVDSETQVFIAAMDWITTDISKRRRFVFDIIKYIRLPLVPLTFIDSYIQDTPDISLKVALSSVKRDMINGKGNLVSSLSPIPREAAKRNIYLIGGGRREIRSAWTRSEFTFHTVEMFDTFASKWKKATTMKVGRILPGLAILNGKIYVCGGELESEIFANGEIYDPIQNSWSSMAPMTIPRCEFGMTALNEFIYAFGGWVGEDIGGSIERYDPRSNQWTVIAEMLVPRFSMGIISYEGLIYIVGGCTNTRMHMQELVSFNPETNEWTNHASMLVPRSQMGCAVLEHHLYVVGGTNRKNDVLQSVERYSFNENKWEEIPPMSEHRASPCVAAANGKLYVFGGDQINDVNFYRSRTTISSSEVFDPATNSWKESVSLPESRSEAGAIVL comes from the exons atGAAGGAAAAAGAGCCGTATGCCCAAAGACTTTTGAGTAATTTGAACGCATTACGGTTGGAAGGGACCCTCTGCGATGTTGAGATCCTCTCTGCAACGGAAGATGAGTTTGTTTACGCTCATAGAAGTGTTCTGGCGGCGGCAAGTCCCTACTTCCATGCCATGTTTAATGGGGGACTCGCAGAAAATAACAAG GAAACAATTGTTTTACGATCGCTTGATGCCAACACTCTAAGAGGATTAATTGGTTTTATATACTCTGGATCTCTTCCACTCAATCACGAAAATGTCCAGGAAATCCTCATATCAGCAGATATGATCGGATTGCCGGAAGTTGTGAACCTATGCACTGACTACTTGGTTTCAGAAATGGACTCTTCCAACGTTATTAGTGTATATTTATTTGCCTCAGATCATCATTGCCTGGATCTCAAATCAATCTCCGaacgatttatttttgaaaattttgtgtCTGTATCTAAAGAATCAGAAGAGTTTGCTACTTTATCCAAAGACATTTTACTTTCGTTTTTGAAAAGTGAGAATCTACGTGTTGACTCCGAGACTCAAGTATTTATTGCTGCGATGGATTGGATCACTACTGATATTTCCAAGAGGCGACGCTTTGTCTTCgatatcatcaaatatattcgCTTACCATTAGTGCCTTTAACTTTTATTGATTCATACATTCAG GATACTCCGGACATATCCTTAAAAGTGGCTTTAAGTTCTGTAAAGAGGGATATGATAAATGGAAAAGGGAATTTGGTGTCATCTTTGTCTCCTATCCCAAGGGAAGCagcaaaaagaaacatatatcTTATCGGAGGTGGAAGAAGAGAGATCCGTTCGGCTTGGACACGATCTGAGTTTACTTTTCATACTGTTGAAATGTTTGATACATTTGCATCAAAGTGGAAAAAGGCAACTACAATGAAAGTCGGAAGGATTTTACCTGGGTTAGCCATtctaaatggaaaaatttatgtttgtgGGGGAGAGCTGGAATCAGAAATTTTTGCTAATGGCGAAATTTATGATCCCATTCAAAACTCTTGGTCAAGTATGGCACCCATGACCATTCCTCGGTGTGAATTTGGAATGACGGCtctaaatgaatttatttatgcatttgGAGGATGGGTTGGTGAGGACATTGGTGGGAGTATAGAGAGATATGATCCTCGATCTAATCAATGGACGGTGATTGCCGAAATGCTTGTACCTCGCTTTTCTATGGGCATCATTTCATATGAGGGTTTGATTTACATTGTTGGAGGTTGTACAAATACACGCATGCACATGCAGGAGCTTGTCTCATTTAATCCA GAAACGAATGAATGGACCAATCATGCAAGTATGTTAGTGCCACGGTCACAAATGGGATGCGCAGTACTGGAGCATCACTTATATGTAGTGGGGGGTACAAATCGGAAAAATGATGTCCTTCAATCCGTTGAAAGATAttcattcaatgaaaataaatgggAGGAAATTCCTCCAATGTCAGAGCATCGAGCTAGTCCATGCGTAGCAGCTGCCAATGGGAAGCTCTACGTTTTTGGAGGTGATCAAATCAATGATGTCAATTTCTATAGATCACGCACCACAATTTCCTCCTCAGAAGTATTTGATCCCGCTACAAACTCTTGGAAGGAGTCAGTTAGCTTGCCTGAAAGTAGATCGGAGGCTGGTGcaattgttttgtaa
- the LOC121128880 gene encoding LOW QUALITY PROTEIN: lipase maturation factor 2 (The sequence of the model RefSeq protein was modified relative to this genomic sequence to represent the inferred CDS: deleted 2 bases in 1 codon) — MWIRPRSLTRSLFLRLVASCYAMAFTSLYIQIPGLYGKNGVSPVHKNNDGRSDSFWDRPTLVWLVVDLLGISHEHSLDLMCIVGTLISCVSIFVRGFLGGKMGFLLNWILYLSLYQVGGRFLWFQWDILLLEVGFLCILVAPFREDGKSRPWDRLNMECVRWLLFRMMFANGLVKLTSECPSWWNLTAMPLHYESQCIPTPASWFTFNLLPESFHKFSVAWTFMIEIPMTFLFYAPTVGLRRFSYSQQIFLMIIIMVTGNYNFFNFLFMALCISLSDDSWWNKALRTKRHFLVRFVFSCFNISVILSLVTGFVYYFMNDKYEFEIQFKLKELKHFIAITTSFGIAVAAFFFLFFLFWMIILIINSLKQGFFTFLQNLYWGSIYGLMAAGIFIKSVPVFVGGLDGAIMPPIIAQMDTTILDRLDSFHLVNSYGLFRRMTGVGGRPEVVILGSDDRQNWEEYQFLYKPGNITAMPRYVLPHQPRLDWQMWFIALQGKFNLDRWFVTMCHRFLQGQRTVLDLLDRRNNPFDKRAPPKYLKAHLYHYHFTTSSEDITKQWWTRELIDPEFINIIDEPTIKNYLDKIDSSPQVTEMRTNQSLKKSLNWLRVRTNEFEPHIVVWTLSMLYLPVISKIVFGWIRIF, encoded by the exons ATGTGGATCCGTCCCCGGTCCTTAACCCGGAGCTTGTTTCTCCGTCTCGTAGCGTCATGCTACGCTATGGCATTTACATCACTCTACATTCAGATACCGGGCCTGTACGGTAAGAATGGAGTGTCTCCTGTTCATAAGAACAACGATGGTCGCTCGGACTCCTTTTGGGATAGACCAACACTGGTTTGGCTCGTTGTGGACCTCCTTGGGATCAGCCATGAGCATTCATTGGATCTCATGTGCATCGTGGGTACTCTTATCTCCTGTGTTTCTATTTTTGTTAGAGGCTTCCTGG GTGGGAAAATGGGATTTCTCCTCAATTGGATAttgtatttatctttatatcAAGTGGGGGGAAGATTTCTGTGGTTCCAATGGGATATTTTACTATTGGAAGTGGGGTTTTTATGTATCCTGGTTGCACCTTTCCGTGAAGACGGAAAGAGCAGGCCTTGGGATCGTTTGAATATGGAATGTGTTCGTTGGCTCCTGTTTCGTATGATGTTTGCCAATGGTCTTGTCAAATTAACGTCAGAGTGTCCATCATGGTGGAACTTAACGGCCATGCCTTTGCACTATGAATCTCAGTGTATACCCACACCTGCTTCTTGgtttacatttaatttactCCCAGAAAGCTTTCATAAATTCAGTGTGGCTTGGACATTCATGATTGAAATTCCCATGACGTTCCTTTTTTATGCTCCTACTGTGGGCCTACGAAGATTTTCTTACAGTCAACAAATATTTCTCATGATAATAATTATGGTAACGGGGAACTATAACTTCTTCAATTTCCTCTTTATGGCATTGTGCATCTCTTTGTCTGATGACTCCTGGTGGAATAAAGCTTTAAGAACGAAAAGGCATTTCTTGGTCAGATTTGTTTTTAGTTGCTTCAATATTTCTGTAATTCTGAGTCTAGTCACTGGATTTGTCTATTACTTTATGAATGACAAATACGAATTTGAGATTCAATTTAAACTGAAAGAGCTTAAACACTTCATAGCCATTACAACTTCTTTTGGAATAGCCGTTGccgcatttttttttctcttctttctaTTCTGG ATGATCATTCTTATCATTAATTCCCTTAAACAGGGGTTTTTCACTTTCCTACAAAATTTGTATTGGGGATCAATATATGGTCTTATGGCTGCGGGTATCTTTATTAAAAGTGTGCCCGTGTTCGTTGGTGGGCTTGATGGGGCAATAATGCCTCCAATTATTGCACAAATGGATACAACTATTCTAGATAGGTTAGATAGTTTTCATCTTGTGAATTCATATGGGCTTTTTCGCCGAATGACAGGTGTTGGAGGTAGGCCTGAAGTTGTTATTTTGGGATCTGATGATCGACAAAATTGGGAGGAATATCAGTTTCTCTATAAGCCTGGAAATATAACTGCAATGCCTCGATATGTTCTTCCACATCAACCACGCCTTGATTGGCAAATGTGGTTCATTGCTCTCCAAGGAAAGTTTAATCTCGATAGATGGTTCGTCACGATGTGTCATCGTTTTCTACAAG GTCAACGCACTGTTCTAGACCTTTTAGATAGACGTAACAATCCCTTTGATAAAAGGGCTCCTCCCAAGTATTTAAAAGCGCATCTCTATCATTATCACTTTACTACTAGCTCTGAAGACATAACAAAGCAATGGTGGACACGAGAATTAATCGATCCtgaattcattaatataattgacGAGCCCACTATCAAAAACTATTTGGATAAAATCGATTCAAGTCCGCAAGTCACAGAAATGCGCACaaatcaaagtttgaaaaagagCTTAAATTGGTTAAGGGTCAGAACGAATGAATTTGAGCCTCACATTGTCGTTTGGACTTTATCCATGTTGTATTTACCTGTCATATCTAAAATCGTATTTGGTTGGATCCGAATATTTtga